In the Nerophis lumbriciformis linkage group LG18, RoL_Nlum_v2.1, whole genome shotgun sequence genome, ttttttttttttttactttaaattttttttacttattctTCACATGGTTAGCATTCATCAGATTGGTGCATTTCCGCCCCTTCCAATGTGGCGTCTTGATCATACTTGCGTGCTCACTAGTCATAgacatttcatttttttattcatctccttcattgatgtgcatctttgatcgatagacaattatacctcaattattcaattatacatttacactagagatgtccgataataataattatcggtatcgtattttttattatcgatattggtatttattattattatttttattttattatccatccatccattttctaccgcttattccctatggggtcgcggggggcgctggagcctatctcagctacaatcgggcggaaggcggggtacaccctggacaagtcgccacctcatcgcagggccaacacagatagacagacaacatttatcaacataaaaaacacaagatacacttacaattagtgcaccaacccaaaaaatctccctcccccattcacactcattcacacaaaagggttgtttctttctgttattaatattgtggtaggttcctacattatatatcaatatatatcaatacagtctgcaagggatacagtctgtaagcacacatgattgtgcgtgctgctgctccactaatagtactaacctttaacacttcatttgactcattttcattcattactagtttctatgtaactgtttttatattgttttactttcttttttattcaagaaaatgtttttaatttatttatcttattttttattttattttaaaaatgaccttatcttcaccatacctggttgtccaaattaggcataataatgtgtaatgtgtaattgcacgactgtatatattggtattggttgatatcggtattggtaattaagggtttggtcaatatcggaatatcagtttcggcaaaaagccattatcggacgtccCTAATTTACAcgccaatgcctgagaaggagcaggatgaagaaaaatcttacattttcctgcccccttcaacataatacgtagtcttacttaatggatatcatataaaccaacaattacatccaaatataatgaaaacacacaaaaaaaccacaacaagtgcaaaacttcatgaagtacaaaccgaacaaaaaaagaataatatacacctcacgggatgatacaaaaccaggcaaaaaataagtaaaataataaatataaagcaaaatgtaaacacttatggctgtccatatgatcttattgttctgtctttatatctttttttcaattggaatatattttcacagtcttttatctcattgtcaAGAGAATTCCAGAGttgaacccccaccactgatatacacatttgttttaaagttgtccttgaatactgatgttggaaatgaccttttcttctatgctcttcattctcagaagtgctgacaaacatttttgtaaatttgctggtaatgttttacttttagccttaaacatgacacataatgtctgtaactttactaactcctgtaatttcaataaaccagaattaataaataatatgttagtgtgttctaagtaatctactttatgaataatccttatagctcttttctgtagttgatacaatgcctttatgttactcttatgagttcccccacactttgttactcttatatgtgttcccccacacttccacacagtagctgatatatggcaatataagtgcacaatacaatatacccattgccctataatctaacacatattttactttattcaatataaaaatactcttagacatcGTTTTtcgtacatgtgcaatatgagatttccatgtcagaccagtatcactcctaaaaatctTCTAaaggtacgcagcatggagcgctactgcctactggcgctgacgagacgcggggccgccatcttggagtggtgatccgctccactcagtgcaattcattaggcaggagcaatgaactgtcagcgcatttaattcgttttacctcactgaataccactgattttcacacccttttttgtcatacgtgtagctatgataaaggacacatgttttattattcatagtttgcttaactgtaatagaatattcttatatgctgtaagtgaccagacgtcccagatcaaaactgggaatataatcccagagaagaggggaaaaaacggtcagttattttgaagttgaagaaacaatatgatgaggttatatatacatgctatttAAACAATGTATGAGTACATTATATATCTATaaatcttatagactgtatctctgttgctgcagcagcagagagtttattctgtcttgaatcttgatattttctattacattcttcccttaaatgatcatgtttacagtgattgttttatatgtatgtcgctttggataaaagcgtctgctaaatacttaaacataaacatatataaacacctgaaagtctttatatcaactaaaaccaccaatctggcttttacaatctttatcttcatcatttatttcaactttatgttattcaagtatgacatttttaaatgtaattaatttcatagacaagcaattctattatggtcatactcttgtttgctagcagcTACGATTGAACTctgctaatattcttttcacaaaatacaaccaatagtacgttaatgttaaatcttacttgtgaaaagtaatccccgattcctattttcaacagtccgctcatttgagcaggaaaacgctgaacactccttgttcaccccctgggaggtgaggggagcagtgagcagcagcggcggccgcactcgggaatcatttttggtgatttaacccccaattccaagccttgatgctgagtgccaagcagggaggtaatggctcccatttttatagtctttggtatgactcggccggggtttgaactcacaacctacccatctcagggcggacactctaaccactaggccactgagcaggtggacCGTAGGGATCCCGGCTGAGAAACACATATTTTTGCCGACAACAGGCCCTATGGTGAAGAAACACCGGCGTAAGGGGTGTGAACATGTGACCCAACCAATcagtgtttacttatatagccctatatcaccagtgtctcaaagggctgcacaagccacaaccacatcctcggctcagatcccacatcagggcaaggaaaaactcaacccaatgggacaatgagaaaccttggaggggaccgcagatgtggggatcccctccccccctgggcgaccggtgcaatggacgtcgagtggatctaacataatagtgtgggagtccagtccatagtggatctaacataatagtgtgagagtccagtccatagtggatctaacataatagtgagagtccagtccatagtggatctaacataatagtgtgagagtccagtccatagtggatctaacataatagtgagagtccagtccatagtggatctaacataatattgtgagagtccagtccatagtggatctaacataatagtgagagtccagtccatagtggatctaacataatattgtgagagtccagtccatagtggatctaacataatagtgagagtccagtccatagtggatctaacataatagtgtgagagtccagtccatagtggatctaacataatagtgtgagagtccagtccatagtggatctaacataatagtgagagagtccagtccatagtggatctaacataatagtgtgagagtccagtccatagtggatctaacataatagtgagagtccagtccatagtggatctaacataatagtgtgagagtcctatgGTGAATAAACACCGGCGTAAGGGATGTGAACATGTGacccaaccaatcaatcaatcaatcaatgtttacttatatagccctatatcacaagtgtctcaaagggctgcacaagccacaaccacatcctcggctcagatcccacatcagggcaaggaaaaaccagGAAGTGTTCTGAATGGTAGACCGACCCAGTTTACGACACTGGACTACCTTATTGACTGCATAGGCTGGGACCTTGGAAGGATGCACACCCCTAAATAGGGCGGGTGCTTTTTGGGGCGTCTTACGCCAGTTGTCTTGAAAAATGTCTTCCAAATGTTTAGGGTGAGCTAAGATGTTTCCTGTCCTCGTAGGAACAATGTTTATCTCCAAAGCAGAAGGAGTCATGCAGGGTCTGCCTTACATCTCCTACTTCTTTGACGAAGAGTTCTTCCAAAAACTGTTGAAGgacctccagtccatagtgacgcCCCCCCAGTCCCCCTCCAAGAAGACGGGCGGCGATGACGACCAGCTGGGCTCCGTCTCGGAGAGCCACGACGTGCAGTTGGACTGGAACTGCAGCGTCTACCGCGCTGACGGGGCGTCCGCCGACAAGCCGCCGTCCCTCCTGGCGAAGAGCGGCGAGGACAAGCCGGTGTCCCCCGTGCAGTCGGACATCGACGTCGAGGGGCTGGACGACCAGAACCTGATGGTGACGCATGATTCCAGCGAGACCTTGTCAGACTGTGGCGGCGAGCTGTCCCTGTACCTGTCCAGCGACTCAGGTGAGATGAAGCAAAACCAGCATCTAACCAAatccagcttcaccactttagtcaccatttttgcgcttaagaaacctcTCTATGACTTTCCAACATCCATTAGTGCCTAATGTCtcaattttgatactttttttgctgtttaagACCAGCAGCCATGACACTTGAGATGCACTTTGTGTTACAATCTTAATGTTCccctagatcacaggtgtcaaagtaaaggcccgggggccacgtcCTTCTAAATTATGTTTGAATGAAGTGGCGGTCCAcaatataaaatgatattgcagcccacataaaatgacgtggagggccaccttaaaatgatgtggtggaccacatgaaatgaaaTGGTGGACTACATCAAAAGATGTTGTGCATTAGAATTTTGTAGCGTGCTGCATTCAAATGATGGTACAGAACATTTTGAAATTGTTAAATTCTATTGCAACACACATAAAAAATAGTGTGACGGGCCATGTTATAATGATGGGGGTGGGGGactacattaaatgaagtggctgccacgttaaaattatgggacaggccaTGTTTACATGAAGTGGCAGTCCACAATAAAATGGCACATCAGTATGTTGTGGCGTGCCACCTTAAAATGATGTTACTTGCCATATTTAAATGAAGTAGCAGTCCACAATAAAAAATGATGTGAGGACCACAATAGAATGATATCgtggcccacttaaaatgatgaggtgggccacaataaattgaTGTGGGGGACAACAATAAATTATATCgtggcccacttaaaatgatgaggtgggccacaataaaatgatgtgggggacaacaataaaatgatatcgtggcccacttaaaatgatgaggtgGACAACAAAATGATATCGTGGCCCACTTAAAATGAcaaggtgggccacaataaaatgatgtaagGGAGAATAATACAATTATATTGTGGCCCACTTCAAATTATGAGGTGGGccactataaaatgatgtgggggaCAACAATACAATGATATTGTGGCCCAATTAAAATGATGAGGTGGACAACAATAAAATTATATTgtggcccacttaaaatgatgtgggggaCAATAATAAAATGATATCGTGGCCCACTTAAATGATGAGGTGGGTCCCAATAAAATGATGTGAGGGACAATAATACAATTATATCgtggcccacttaaaatgatgaggtgggccacaataaaatgatgtgagggacaataataaaattatatagtggcccacttaaaatgacaaggtggaccacaataaaatgatattgtggcccacttaaaatgatgaggtgggccacaataaaatgatgtgagggacaataataaaattatatagtggcccacttaaaatgatgtttaAGTGGCggtccacattagaatgatgtggtgggccaaactTGGCCCCATGCCGTGAGTTTGACACATGGTCACCAATGTGTGATTGTGTCTCGCAGACCAAGAGATTGACGTTGTGACGGTGGGACATTGCTCTTCACTCTCCGCCTGCCAGCtgaaggaggagaaggagcggaggaagaagaaggagcagcagcagcagaggaAGAAGAAGGAGCAGCAGCGGAGGGAAAAGGAGCAGCagcagaggaagaagaagaagaaggagcagCAGCAGCGGAGGGAAAAGGAGCAGCAGCAGAGTAAGAAGAAGGAGCAGCAGCAGAGGAAGAAGAAGGAGCGGCAGCGGAGGAAGAAGGAGCGGCAGCGGAAGAAAAAGGAGCAGCAGCAGAGGGAGGAGCAGCAGCAGAGAGAGAAGCAGCAGCAGAGGGAGGAGCAGCAGCAGAGGGAGGAGCAGCAGCAGAGGGAGGAGCAGCAGAGGGAGGAGCAGCAGCAGAGAGAGGAGCAGCAGCAGAGAGAGGAGCAGCAGCAGAGGGAGGAGCAGAAGCAGAGAGAGGAGCAGCAGCAGAGGGAGGAGCAGAGTGCTTTCCAGCTGTTAGTGATCCAGCAGCAGCACAACTACGCTGCTCCTCTGCCCTCCATGTCACCCTGCTCATCCAACAAGGATGTGTCGTGTCCCACTCacagctcctcctcctcctcctcgccgcCCACACGCCACCGCCACGAGCACAGCTCGTCTCGGAGCTCGTCAGACTCGTCGTCGGAGGACGAGCGGCGGTGGACGCACAACGTGTTGGAGCGCTGGCGGCGCAAAGAGGAGAAGACAAGCTTTGACAGACTGCGCAAGCGCGTGTGGGAGCTGTCCTCCGACGACAGGACGCCCAAGATTGTGATCCTGCAGAAGGCCACAAGCTGCATCTACCGCCTGCAGAGGGACCACGCCAGGCTGTGCGCCCAAAAGAGGAAACTTCAAGCCAGACACAAAGCACTCAAAGCCAGACTGCAGAAGCTCACAGGTGACGGCGCGCAGTCGGCGGAGCTTGTGAGACAGGAACTGGACAATGACTGAGTCTGGACTGGACATAGGAGACGTCACACTGCAACATCCACACCTTTGAATAGATTGAGGTTGTCGCCATAGCAACCACTGATCCTTCCATCCTCCAGTAGAACGTCAAGATGTTGGGTTCTTGCTGCTCAAAGCTTTCAGGCGGATGCTTGCCTCCCTGGTGACACCTTCAGGTTCTGCAGGGAGGAACGCGCCACGTTGCTTCTTCAACTTGGCCAACGTGAGCCCAGGTGAGAAATGTCACTTCCTGTTTCAGcgtcaacaggaagtgaagctggacacttgttttttttttattggtgagTTGCAAACACCTTATTTGCATTGCGACAACAGCAGCAAGTTGTAGCATTAAAgggtgtgacgcatatttgttaTGGTCGGGTTTAGCAGAGTGCAAGAGTTAGATGTTCTCCAACTCTCCTTTCTAGCAAGGAGATTGTAAGGGTTGAAGCAAATGAATGATATTTCCAGTATGAACGTTTCCTCATAggagcccagcaggcacaagacattgataccacgttgattatacgtacacgtcctttaaaatgactttgaaacaacgttgcaatatAGTTGTATTGGTCAGttgacgttggatccacgttgttggttggaaaatgaccaaaattcaacggtcaaatcaacgtcagaacccaacattgattaaacgtcgtatttgtgttaaatatattggttgggaaatgaccaaaattcaacggtcaaatcaacgtcagaacccaacattgattaaacgtcgtgaaaaagcatgttgtttcaacgttgtgtttaagTTGCTAGTTCAaccagttctcaacgttgttttaatgtctggtGCCTGCTGGGAAGTTAGTCATATTGTGAAGTTGCCCTGCCCACTTTGTCCAATCTCTCCAAACTCATCCCAATCGTTTTGTTGTTAAAAGGTTAATAACTTACAAGCTGTCTTATTAATGTTTAATCGACATGTTACAAATCATAACTACGCCTCAACTATGTCCACATCTCCCCAAACCTCTTCCATTGGTTTTTGCTACAAAAACTATTATAGGAATTACGTTAACGAATTTGATTCATAACCAGCGCCACAAAGTGTTAGTAACTTAAAAATTATAATAGTTAGACTGAAATTATTTTCAGCAAAAACAATTGGGATGGATTGGGGAGATTTTGAGAAGGTGGGACGGGGGGTTATGAATCACAAGTCATTAATAACTCATGGTTTTCGCAGGGCATTAACAAAAATTGATggtcattaaatggattttgcaaAAATGAAGGCTTGAAATGGgaataaaaagcattaaattcgATGTCCAGGGGCATTTAACATGTTTGTACAATTGTAGGACCCTCCAAggtttcccattgggttgagtttttccttggcctgatgtgggatctgagcccaggatgttgtGTCGGATGTTGAGACACTTTTGATTGAGGGTTACAtaaatctttgattgattgattgattgattgattgattgataggacCTGGCCGATAGTAGTAAGTCAATCCATCGAACGGTAAATGAAAATGGACTCAATAAATTTGCCGTCCTCGATAAATTGCTAAGTCTATCTGTGTTTCTTTTCTTCGACTCCGGCTTTCATATGgcaggcatgtgagcaccctttgaggggaaaaaaagaggaacatttctacaAGCACAAAGTGCTGCCCCAAAaggaaattttgaaaatcaagactacatttcctgcaattgggtgaatTTCTTCGCTATATTTCACCTTTTAGATTTATTTTCATCTAACAACCTACTGTGTTTTGATTTTTGACAAAGACATGTCcaatttaatgtgttttttggtcattaaaatgtcatgtaaaattctatgaCAAGCATGCAAACGTTGACAACTCTATCCTATAGCCACGCCTCCGAGGGAAATACACTTCCGGTGTCTGTCCTATAACCACGCCTCCGAGGGAAATGCACTTCCGGTTTCTGTCCTATAGCCACGCCTCCGAGTGAAATACACTTCCGGTGTTGTGACTACTGTTTACAGccatagacatgttataagtagacgcagcatcggctgctgtgacgcgagaaattgggccgccatcttgaagtggtgatgagcagcctaaactgacagttgacaggtagaaaacaaagatggtgttcagcgttttcctgctcaaatgagcggactgttgaaaataggaatcgggggattacttttcacaagtaagatttaacattaacgtattttgtattttgtgaaaagaatattagcacagagttgagaaggagcaaagatcttcaatcgtagcagctagcaaacaagagtatgaccttAATAGAATTGCTTTTTAATGAAATGAATTAAAtcaaaaaatgtcatacttgaataacaaagttgaaataaatgaaaataaagattgtaaaagacaGATTGGTgggtttagctgatataaagactttcaggtgtttatatatgtttaaggaTTTGGCAgaggcttttatccaaagcgacatacatacaaaatacatataaaacaatcagtgtaaacatgatcatttaagggaagaatgtaatacaaaatatcaagattcaagacagaataaactctctgctgctgcagaaaCAGAGATACAGTCGATAAGATAtacagatatctaatgtattcatacattgtttatgtaggatatacgcatgtatacataacctaatcatatagtttcttcaacttaaaaatagctgaccgttttttcccctcttctcagggattatattcccagttttgatctgggacgtctggtcacttatagcatataagaatattctattactgttaagcaaactatgaataataaaacatgtgtcttttgtcatagctacatgtatgacaaaaaagggtgtGAAAATCAgttgtattcagtgaggtaagatgaattaaatgcgctgacagttcattgctcctgcctaatgaattgcactgagtggagcggatcaccactccaagatggcggccccgggTCTCGtccgcgccagtaggcagtagcgctccatgctgcgtacccttaaaACATGTCTATGTTTACATCAGTCATGTagtcgctggctactaataactggtatagaactacaactggttcggaactaacagtgttGGGATTGTAttaatccaaatatgattagcagaaaCGTAGAAAGCCTTCAACGTTGTGGACAGGAGTGCGAACGCAtgcgacaacaagtaagctagctagatgCTAACTAGCTAATTTGTTTCGGCGCCCTGTCGTCTCCCCGTCCTGCGGGTCAGTACGGCGTTTAGacaagaggaacagcgagtacctgcggctgaggcAAGCGTCCAACAagtcctatttttttttatttgatttaatatattcacccacggaaccttTTTTGTTAGACTTCCGGTCAGACAggtttttacgggacacatttctggtgttgtgtGTCGCACAGTGAAGCCACCCATGTTTATATTGCTTAAGAAAAcaaagttagcgccatcttttcacACTCCTTAGACTACCACTCGTACACGCTgaaatatttcatttaaaaacgcGCGTTTCTGCGGACATTTCACATGCCCGAAAAGGCTcgaaagcagtgttgggttagttactgaaaagcagtaactagttacagttactagttacttcatttcaaaagtaactcagttactaactcagttacttacagtgttgggttagttactgaaaaccagtaactagttacaattactagttactttatttcaaaagtaactcagttactaactcagttacttacaccaaaaagtaatgcgttactgtgaaaagtaactatttagttacttctttttttttttaaagctcccattaatgccctttttgccttcatttcagtactgttattgcactggagaataatacaatctgttgatcaacttgacatgcatttttattttccttttaacataattaatgaaaaacagtgcaacataaaaaggcattcctcctttctttaaacttggaccaatgaccattaataaaaaacaagtttaagtgcaacataagaagaaacatcatcttccttgaaacataggt is a window encoding:
- the LOC133617567 gene encoding uncharacterized protein translates to MFISKAEGVMQGLPYISYFFDEEFFQKLLKDLQSIVTPPQSPSKKTGGDDDQLGSVSESHDVQLDWNCSVYRADGASADKPPSLLAKSGEDKPVSPVQSDIDVEGLDDQNLMVTHDSSETLSDCGGELSLYLSSDSDQEIDVVTVGHCSSLSACQLKEEKERRKKKEQQQQRKKKEQQRREKEQQQRKKKKKEQQQRREKEQQQSKKKEQQQRKKKERQRRKKERQRKKKEQQQREEQQQREKQQQREEQQQREEQQQREEQQREEQQQREEQQQREEQQQREEQKQREEQQQREEQSAFQLLVIQQQHNYAAPLPSMSPCSSNKDVSCPTHSSSSSSSPPTRHRHEHSSSRSSSDSSSEDERRWTHNVLERWRRKEEKTSFDRLRKRVWELSSDDRTPKIVILQKATSCIYRLQRDHARLCAQKRKLQARHKALKARLQKLTGDGAQSAELVRQELDND